The Diaphorobacter ruginosibacter genome contains a region encoding:
- a CDS encoding 2-oxoglutarate dehydrogenase E1 component produces MSEPTSVYKAYQGNTYLFGGNAPYVEEMYESYLANPGSVPDNWREYFDALQHVPAVDGSDAKDVPHLPVINAFAERAKQGGTQVVVASGADSELGRKRTAVQQLIAAYRNVGQRWADLDPLKRTERPEIPELEPSFYGFTDADQETVFNTSNTFFGKETMTLRELMNALRETYCGTIGAEYMYATDQNQKRWWQQKLESIRSKPSFDAAKKKRILDRLTAAEGLERYLHTKYVGQKRFSLEGGESFIAAMDELINAAGQKGIQEVVIGMAHRGRLNVLVNTLGKMPKDLFAEFDHTAPEDLPSGDVKYHQGFSSDVTTAGGPVHLSLAFNPSHLEIVNPVVEGSVRSRMDRRADPRGKQVLPVLVHGDAAFAGQGVNQETLALAQTRGYSTGGTVHIIINNQIGFTTSDPRDARSTLYCTDIVKMIESPVLHVNGDDPEAVALATQLALEFRMEFDKDVVVDIICFRKLGHNEQDTPALTQPLMYKKIGAHPGTRKLYADKLATQGLGETLGDDMVKAYRAAMDEGKHTMDPVLTNFKSKYAVDWSPFLNQKWTDAGDTAIPLTEWKRLAEKITTIPEGVTPHALVKKVYDDRAAMGRGEINVDWGMGEHMAFASLVASGYPVRLSGEDCGRGTFTHRHAVIHDQKREKWSEGTYIPLQNVAENQAPFVVIDSILSEEAVLAFEYGYASNDPNTLVIWEAQFGDFANGAQVVIDQFIASGEVKWGRVNGLTLMLPHGYEGQGPEHSSARLERFMQLAADTNMQIVQPTTASQIFHVLRRQQVRNLRKPLVIMTPKSLLRNKDATSPLTEFTKGSFHTVLPEQDDAVVKNAAKVKRIVACSGKVYYDLVKKRTEAKIDDVAIIRVEQLYPFPHKAFAAEVKKYSNATEIVWCQDEPQNQGAWFFIQHNIHENMLDGQKLGYSGRAASASPAVGYSHLHQEQQKALVDGAFGKLKGFVLTK; encoded by the coding sequence TCAATGCCTTTGCCGAGCGTGCAAAGCAGGGTGGCACGCAGGTCGTGGTGGCCTCCGGCGCCGACTCCGAACTGGGCCGCAAGCGCACCGCCGTACAGCAGCTGATCGCCGCATACCGCAATGTGGGCCAGCGTTGGGCCGATCTCGACCCGCTCAAGCGCACCGAGCGCCCCGAAATTCCCGAGCTGGAGCCATCTTTCTACGGCTTCACCGACGCCGACCAGGAAACCGTGTTCAACACCAGCAACACGTTCTTCGGCAAGGAAACCATGACCCTGCGCGAGCTGATGAATGCTCTGCGCGAAACCTACTGCGGCACGATCGGCGCCGAGTACATGTATGCCACCGACCAGAACCAGAAGCGCTGGTGGCAGCAGAAGCTGGAGTCGATCCGCAGCAAGCCGAGCTTCGACGCAGCCAAGAAGAAGCGCATTCTTGATCGCCTGACCGCAGCCGAAGGCCTCGAGCGCTACCTGCACACCAAGTATGTCGGTCAGAAGCGCTTCTCGCTGGAAGGCGGCGAGTCGTTCATCGCGGCGATGGACGAGCTGATCAATGCAGCCGGCCAGAAGGGCATCCAGGAAGTCGTGATCGGCATGGCCCACCGCGGCCGTCTGAACGTGCTGGTGAACACGCTGGGCAAGATGCCCAAGGACCTGTTCGCCGAATTCGACCACACCGCTCCCGAAGATCTGCCATCGGGCGACGTGAAGTACCACCAGGGCTTCAGCTCCGACGTGACGACGGCCGGCGGCCCGGTTCACCTGTCGCTGGCGTTCAATCCCTCGCACCTGGAAATCGTGAACCCGGTGGTCGAAGGCTCCGTGCGCTCGCGCATGGACCGTCGCGCCGATCCGCGCGGCAAGCAGGTGCTGCCGGTGCTGGTGCACGGCGACGCGGCCTTTGCAGGCCAGGGCGTGAACCAGGAAACCCTGGCACTGGCCCAGACCCGTGGCTACTCCACGGGCGGCACGGTGCACATCATCATCAACAACCAGATCGGTTTCACCACCTCCGATCCACGCGACGCACGCTCGACGCTGTACTGCACCGACATCGTGAAGATGATCGAGTCGCCCGTGCTGCACGTGAACGGTGACGATCCGGAAGCGGTCGCGCTGGCCACCCAGCTCGCCCTGGAATTCCGCATGGAGTTCGACAAGGACGTGGTCGTCGACATCATCTGCTTCCGCAAGCTGGGCCACAACGAGCAGGACACTCCTGCGCTGACCCAGCCGCTGATGTACAAGAAGATTGGCGCCCACCCCGGCACCCGCAAGCTGTACGCCGACAAGCTGGCCACGCAAGGCCTTGGCGAAACGTTGGGCGACGACATGGTCAAGGCCTACCGCGCCGCCATGGACGAAGGCAAGCACACCATGGATCCGGTGCTCACCAACTTCAAGAGCAAGTACGCGGTGGACTGGAGCCCGTTCCTGAACCAGAAGTGGACGGACGCCGGCGACACGGCGATCCCGCTGACGGAGTGGAAGCGCCTGGCCGAGAAGATCACCACGATTCCCGAAGGCGTGACGCCTCACGCGCTCGTGAAGAAGGTCTACGACGACCGTGCGGCCATGGGCCGTGGCGAGATCAACGTCGACTGGGGCATGGGCGAGCACATGGCTTTCGCATCGCTGGTGGCGTCGGGCTACCCCGTGCGCCTGTCAGGTGAGGACTGCGGCCGTGGCACGTTCACGCACCGCCATGCCGTGATCCACGACCAGAAGCGCGAGAAGTGGAGCGAAGGCACCTACATTCCGCTGCAGAACGTCGCCGAGAACCAGGCTCCGTTCGTCGTGATCGACTCCATCCTGTCCGAAGAAGCCGTTCTGGCCTTCGAATACGGCTACGCGTCGAACGACCCCAACACGCTGGTGATCTGGGAAGCCCAGTTCGGCGACTTCGCCAACGGCGCCCAAGTCGTGATCGACCAGTTCATTGCTTCCGGCGAAGTGAAGTGGGGCCGTGTCAACGGCCTGACGCTGATGCTGCCGCACGGCTATGAAGGCCAGGGCCCGGAGCACAGCTCTGCGCGCCTCGAGCGCTTCATGCAGCTGGCTGCCGATACCAACATGCAGATCGTGCAGCCGACCACGGCCAGCCAGATCTTCCACGTGCTGCGCCGCCAGCAGGTTCGCAACCTGCGCAAGCCGCTCGTGATCATGACGCCGAAGTCGCTGCTGCGTAACAAGGATGCTACGTCGCCGCTCACCGAATTCACCAAGGGTTCGTTCCACACGGTGCTGCCGGAGCAGGATGACGCCGTGGTCAAGAACGCGGCCAAGGTCAAGCGCATCGTCGCCTGCTCGGGCAAGGTGTACTACGACCTCGTGAAGAAGCGCACGGAAGCCAAGATCGACGATGTGGCCATCATCCGTGTCGAGCAGCTGTATCCGTTCCCGCACAAGGCTTTCGCTGCCGAAGTGAAGAAGTACAGCAACGCGACTGAAATCGTTTGGTGCCAGGACGAGCCGCAGAACCAGGGCGCCTGGTTCTTCATCCAGCACAACATCCACGAGAACATGCTCGATGGCCAGAAGCTGGGCTACTCCGGCCGTGCGGCTTCGGCATCGCCTGCCGTGGGCTACTCGCACCTGCACCAGGAGCAGCAGAAGGCGCTGGTCGACGGCGCGTTTGGCAAGCTCAAGGGTTTTGTCCTGACCAAGTAA
- the odhB gene encoding 2-oxoglutarate dehydrogenase complex dihydrolipoyllysine-residue succinyltransferase has product MAIVDVKVPQLSESITEATMLNWKKKAGEAVAVDEILIEIETDKVVLEVPAPSAGVLTEILQGDGATVTAEQVIAKIDTEAVAGAAAPAAAAPAAAASAPAAAPVAAAAASNNSKAGVAMPAAAKILADNNLSAANVAGTGKDGRVTKGDALSAIKGGAAIPTGVPTAALPQVAAPAGKQDLGDRPEQRVPMTRLRARIAERLLQSQATNAILTTFNEVNMAPVMDMRKKFQDQFVKEHGVKLGFMSFFVKAAVHALKKFPAVNASIDGNDIVYHGYFDIGIAVSSPRGLVVPILRNVDQMSFADIEKKIAEFGQKAKDGKLGIEELTGGTFSISNGGTFGSMMSTPIINPPQSAILGVHATKDRAVVENGQIVIRPMNYLAMSYDHRIIDGREAVLSLVAMKDALEDPSRLLFDL; this is encoded by the coding sequence ATGGCTATTGTTGACGTCAAAGTTCCGCAGCTCTCCGAGTCCATCACGGAAGCCACCATGCTCAACTGGAAGAAGAAGGCTGGTGAGGCAGTTGCTGTGGATGAAATCCTCATCGAGATCGAAACCGACAAGGTCGTGCTCGAAGTGCCTGCTCCCTCGGCCGGCGTGCTGACCGAGATCCTGCAAGGCGACGGTGCAACCGTCACCGCAGAACAGGTCATCGCCAAGATCGACACCGAAGCCGTGGCCGGCGCTGCCGCGCCTGCTGCTGCAGCTCCCGCAGCCGCTGCCTCTGCACCCGCCGCCGCTCCCGTGGCAGCTGCTGCAGCAAGCAACAACAGCAAGGCTGGCGTGGCCATGCCTGCTGCTGCCAAGATCCTGGCCGATAACAACCTGTCCGCCGCGAACGTGGCTGGCACGGGCAAGGATGGTCGCGTGACCAAGGGCGATGCGCTGTCCGCCATCAAGGGTGGCGCCGCCATCCCGACGGGTGTTCCGACAGCGGCTCTGCCGCAGGTCGCAGCGCCTGCCGGAAAGCAGGACCTGGGCGATCGCCCTGAGCAGCGCGTGCCGATGACACGCCTGCGTGCCCGTATCGCCGAGCGCCTGCTGCAATCGCAAGCCACCAATGCCATCCTGACCACGTTCAACGAAGTGAACATGGCTCCCGTGATGGACATGCGCAAGAAGTTCCAGGACCAGTTCGTCAAGGAACACGGCGTGAAGCTGGGCTTCATGTCCTTCTTCGTGAAGGCTGCAGTGCACGCACTGAAGAAGTTCCCCGCGGTGAATGCCTCGATCGACGGCAACGACATCGTCTACCACGGCTACTTCGATATCGGCATCGCAGTGAGCTCGCCTCGCGGCCTGGTGGTGCCTATCCTGCGCAACGTCGACCAGATGAGCTTCGCAGACATCGAGAAGAAGATCGCCGAATTCGGTCAGAAGGCCAAGGACGGCAAGCTGGGCATCGAAGAGCTGACCGGCGGTACGTTCTCGATCTCCAACGGTGGCACTTTCGGCTCGATGATGTCCACTCCCATCATCAACCCGCCTCAGTCCGCCATCCTCGGCGTGCACGCCACCAAGGACCGTGCCGTGGTGGAGAACGGCCAGATCGTGATCCGCCCGATGAACTACCTGGCCATGTCCTATGACCACCGCATCATCGACGGCCGCGAAGCCGTGCTGAGCCTGGTTGCCATGAAGGACGCGCTGGAAGACCCAAGCCGCCTGCTGTTCGACCTGTAA